Within Coffea arabica cultivar ET-39 chromosome 4e, Coffea Arabica ET-39 HiFi, whole genome shotgun sequence, the genomic segment GAACTAAGGAAGGCAATAGTAGAAAAGGTTTGGTCCTTCATTATCATCATTTACTCTAGTAGTTTTAGCTGGAAGTTGTGTTGCTTGTCATAGATGGTTCATTGTTGACTAGAATGTTCTTTGCTATTTGGCTTTTTAGATATAATGAACAATTTTTAGTTGCTACTAACCTACTGAAAGCTACTTATTATTCAGAAAGTTAGCCAATCCTTTCAAATTAATTCTTTTCAATTTGTCTCTTCAGATGCGCCAAGAAAATAAGCTGCACAAATCCTCTGTAATGGTGACTGCTGGTGCAAATCAGGTATCAAGCTGCATTGTAGTTCACAATAAAGAACACAAGTTCTAACTCTTTAGGTTCTCTTGGTTTCTTGTGATTATAATCATCTCATGGCATCTCTCTTTTGTTATTTGTGCCTGCTATCTTCATTTTACTCTGTTCTGTctctctttttgttttggtgaagttattAAACCAATTTGAACTCATCCCCATCCCTTGGCCATGTATATTGTACATTTTCATGCATGGGAAAATAGTTTTTCGAAGAGCCAGCAACTCATGTATAGAAATATCTCAGGCTTTCTAAGCTATTTAAGCCAAGTCAGATCTTAAAAAGGCTAGCCTTAGATGCAACCAAGTAAGCAGAGATAAAGTAGGGAAGCTGGTAAAGATTTGGAGGTTCCTAAAAATGTATGTGGGCAGAATGCAAAGATTGAACTTTGTTTCACAAAGTTTCAGACTTTTGATCAGTAATGTTTTGCCCTTAAACTCAAAATAATCTTCATTTAAGCTTCTGTCTACACTGATTGCAGGCATTTGTCAATGTTGTTCTGACATTATGTGATGCTGAGGATTCTGTAATTATGTTTGCACCGTACTACTTCAATGCATACATGTCATTCCAGATGACAGGTGTTACTAACATTCTTGTTGGTCCCAGTGATCCAAAGACTCTTCATCCAGATGCAGGTTGATTACTCTGCAAAATACTTGTTTCGTGTCATTATTCGTTCCATTATGTTTATTCTTGATTTCGATGCACTGTTCTGAAACTTTGCTGTCATTGAAGTAGGGCCTAAATTTTTCGGTTTTGGCTTCTGAAGTAGCGTTTGCTTGTTAGGCAGATTTATTCTCGTTTTGTATTCGTTTTAAAGCTTAGAAAGTTTAAGTCTATTCTTGGATTTGTCATGCATTTAACAAGTATTCTCAACTTAGTTTTTGTCCTAATAATTTTAGTCAAGTGCAACTTGCTTGGGTAATGATGTGTATAAAGTTTGTCCAGCActagaaattaaacaaaaagttGTGGCTATTGATATGGAGGTATTCAGAAGTACCCCATGTTTACAACAGTCATAGTTCAATACTGTTTGCTAAAACAATGGATAGCATATTGGGTGATGAACAATGTGTCTCACTTAAATCTCACTTGATTTTCAGATTGGTTAGAAAAGACTTTACTGGAGACTAAACCAACACCTAAGCTTGTTACTGTTGTAAATCCCGGCAACCCCTCTGGAACCTATATCCCGGAGCCTCTTCTTAAGGTCTCTCTCTAAAACTACTTCTATATCTGTTTAAGTGCTGTTCGGCTAATGATGGTAGCAGTCTGTTCTTTATATTCACACGTGCCCTTATCCTCTGGAAAACCAACTTACATTCACATATGACATGTTCAACAGAGGATATCGGACATTTGCAAAAGTGCAGGGTGTTGGCTTGTTGTGGATAATACATACGAGTAAGTACAGTTTCAGTTTActtttatgagcaattacttGTGTTGAAGTCTATCCTTTCTCTCATGGACATTTGTTCACTTCATGGAAATATGCTACTAATGCCTGTTTTTGTACTGCATAAGTCACTTCTGCAGTATCTCATTGGTGCTTGTCTATGTTGCAAAGGTTTAAGCTATTCTTCATAGCTATTTCATGCGTGACCTCCTCAGCTGGTAATATAGTTGGTTTACTACAGCATTGGGTAAAGGTCTGACAATCTGACTCCTTAGATTACTGAAGTGACCACACAGACTTGAGATGGATGATTCTTCGTAAACTTAGCTTTGGATTACAAGATCCCTTAATATACGGAACTAAGTTTATATCTGTCAATCAACTCATTGCATGGACCAGATACACGTGAAAAGTCACGATTGATTCAGCACGAGGCTCTTGCTCGTCTGGACGACCCTAAGAATGAATGTGTGGTACAAAGCTACCTCTATAGGTGGTACAAAGCTTTATCACCTATGCAAGCTATGACCTCCCAAGTCAGGTTTGGTCAACCTGTTCATTACATGACACCACCCTTGTTAGAGCAATCTCACTGATGCAGTCTCATCTAAGTTTAGGGTTAAACTGAAAATAAGAAGAGTAGCATGGGCCAACAGCTGGATGTAATCAAGTTTGATTTCTTTATAGAAGGCGGAATAAACTGAAGACCTTCCATTCAGCAGCTTGTTACAAAAATATGTCATACAAGACTTGATTGGTAGTGCATTTTGGTAAGGTTGTCGCTAATGTGTTTTGATGGAAGAACAAGGACGACGCATGACAAAAGAGCTAAcaaaatcactgtcctgttgCTTGTTTCATTAAATATCTGTCTAATCCTACTTTTGAGTACGCATAGCTTACACGGGGTTAAAATGTCAAATGTGCAGGTACTTTATGTATGATGGTCATAAACATGTCTGTGTAGAGGATACTCATGTAGTCAACATCTTTTCCTTCTCCAAGGCTTATGGTATGATGGGTTGGCGAGTTGGCTATGTAAGTAATGCTTTACTGCTCCGTCCTGAGATTGTCCCATGTTTGTTTAAAGAAATAATAATGAAGTTGTTTTGTTTCatccctcttcttcttcttcttttacttCATGACATAGCAACTATTCTTGTGAACTTAGTGATGGCACCAACTTGTTTATTTGCTAACGTGAAAATGCTACTAGACATACTTGTCTCTGAGGCAAGAATGCCTGCATTGAGTTTTGATGTTTGAAATAACATTTTGCTCCATCCAGATTGCTTTCCCTTCAGAAGATGAGGACTTGAAAGATCAACTTCTCAAAGTCCAAGACAACATACCCATCTGCGCACCCATAATCTCGCAAAAGCTGGCTCTTTTCTCATTGCAAATGGGACCAGAGTGGGTCACTGATCAAGTGAAAGACCTTGTCAAGAACAGAGCACTTGTTCTTGAAGCATTATCACCCTTAGGAGAGGGTGCTGTTAGAGGTGGAGAAGGTGCAATATATTTGTGGGCAAAGCTTCCAGAGGAATATCCGGACGACTTTGAAGTCGTTCGCTGGCTAGCAAGGAAACATAGAATAGTTATAATTCCAGGGAGTTCCAGCGGCTGTCCTGGTTATGTAAGGATCTCATATGGCGGATTGGCTGCAGATGGTTGTCGAGTTGCTTCAGAAAGACTAAGAGAAGGGTTAGAAGAACTGGTGAAAAAGGGAATGGTGGAATAGTTTCTCTTGAATATTATTATAAAGCCCAGAATGACTTGATTCTAATGGATTCTGGCTCTGGCACATTTCAATGTTAGAAAAAGGACGGATTTTTGTGCATTCTAATAACAAACATTCACTCTGTTAAAGCTTTCACTGGTGGTGGTTGTTCTGTCGGCCTAAATGATGATTGAATCGGCATGTCTCTAGGGACAAACATTTTCATatagttgaattttttttttctttatcccATTAATGTCTCTCTATGCATTGCTAAACATTCATCACacattaaaatttatttatttccgTCGACTGGTTCGTGGCGTTTAGCCATAAATTGTTTAAGACGCTGTTGCTTGTGATGGCTGGACCTGATTGAAAAGGAGGAAGGTTCAAGAATGCACTATTAGCAAATGGAAGAAACAATTAGTAGTTCAGAAAAGGATAAGCAACAAAGGAATGTGCTTTTGAGTCTTTGATGCCTAATTCCCTCgattaaaaaagaaatctttgATGCCTGATGCAAAGCAAATTGGGTATCAGTTATCAAGAATGAAGTCGCTGAGCTACCCGGCAATTCCCGTGCCGTGATGGGAACATGTACATTACATTTGAGGGAGGTAACAGGGGGTTTACAGGCTCCCACGGTACAGAGGTTAAATTCGAGTTTTCCCCTTGAGGTTAATTCCGTATAAGTTTTTGTGCCTTTAACCTTTTTTATTTACATGGATCCACCCTTACTTCTGTTTAATTCTTTAAGTTAGTAAGATATTTTTCAGCTATCAAATagttcttttttaaaaaaaaaagttagaggAAGCCAATTGAAGATATTAAACTATGTGTATGAGAGAAAGCCGACAATTAGATTTACGGcgtaaaattttgaattaaccccaaaaagaa encodes:
- the LOC140005907 gene encoding aromatic aminotransferase ISS1-like, with the protein product MGSHGMLARRALLTENPVMVEIQELIRGVKDSISLAQGVVYWQPPKQALQKVQEIVGEPSVSRYGADEGLPELRKAIVEKMRQENKLHKSSVMVTAGANQAFVNVVLTLCDAEDSVIMFAPYYFNAYMSFQMTGVTNILVGPSDPKTLHPDADWLEKTLLETKPTPKLVTVVNPGNPSGTYIPEPLLKRISDICKSAGCWLVVDNTYEYFMYDGHKHVCVEDTHVVNIFSFSKAYGMMGWRVGYIAFPSEDEDLKDQLLKVQDNIPICAPIISQKLALFSLQMGPEWVTDQVKDLVKNRALVLEALSPLGEGAVRGGEGAIYLWAKLPEEYPDDFEVVRWLARKHRIVIIPGSSSGCPGYVRISYGGLAADGCRVASERLREGLEELVKKGMVE